One window of the Tubulanus polymorphus chromosome 11, tnTubPoly1.2, whole genome shotgun sequence genome contains the following:
- the LOC141913373 gene encoding multidrug and toxin extrusion protein 1-like, which yields MAMGIEGLFSQAFGAKNYRYLRLLLQKGLLILICSGLLLVPLNFTADKIFILSGQNATVAEEAGRMLIVLSPNNIFVFANDIFMRFLMSQNIVLPVVIVGIFNNVVTAVICYVTVIVLRLASLGAAISFLVFFVLNAVCVCIASSLVNKDTIAIYRTNTDIFKNLWEVASMALGSAVSITCTSAALTVGTFFAGAFGVIELVTLSVSLQVILFNCDIFLGISEACCMRVGFLLSSRDGHAAKRALFFYEGIALMVAVVFGVIICSLHAVLARGFASDNSVEDKLKPTLLYIGATVPLFAVDVIFNAAIRGCAKIAITSITFSVNLTLGTSLGLILLYFTRLGALSIIIGYQSTCVLNALIFVPYAIFVLDWDEQSKLARHKTTDDLMLIQDGTGNSELDYSTFDLASSAIVRRDSS from the coding sequence ATGGCGATGGGTATAGAAGGATTATTCTCGCAAGCTTTCGGCGCCAAAAACTATCGTTATTTGCGCTTGTTGTTACAGAAAGGGTTGTTGATACTGATTTGTAGCGGTTTATTGCTGGTGCCACTAAATTTCACTGCcgacaaaatattcatactttCCGGACAAAATGCAACGGTTGCTGAAGAGGCTGGAAGGATGCTGATAGTGTTGTCACCTAATAACATTTTTGTATTCGCGAATGACATTTTTATGCGTTTTTTGATGtctcaaaatattgttttaccGGTCGTTATTGTAGGAATATTCAACAACGTTGTCACCGCAGTAATCTGTTACGTCACGGTTATTGTACTACGTTTGGCCAGTCTAGGGGCGGCCATCTCTTTCCTTGTATTTTTTGTCCTAAATGCAGTTTGCGTGTGTATTGCATCTTCTCTGGTTAATAAAGACACTATAGCTATATACAGAACTAATACAGACATATTTAAGAATCTATGGGAGGTCGCTAGTATGGCTCTCGGCTCAGCAGTATCAATAACGTGTACTTCTGCAGCTCTAACAGTAGGTACCTTCTTCGCCGGCGCTTTTGGAGTGATCGAACTTGTAACATTGAGCGTCTCGTTGCAAGTAATCTTATTCAACTGCGATATATTTTTGGGCATATCGGAAGCGTGTTGTATGAGAGTTGGTTTCCTGTTATCATCCAGGGACGGTCACGCGGCCAAACGAGCTTTGTTCTTTTATGAAGGTATTGCGTTGATGGTCGCTGTAGTTTTCGGTGTAATAATTTGTTCGCTTCATGCTGTTTTAGCTCGGGGATTTGCTAGCGATAATTCGGTCGAAGACAAACTCAAACCTACGTTACTGTACATAGGAGCGACTGTACCTCTATTTGCTGTAGATGTAATATTTAATGCTGCAATTCGAGGATGCGCAAAGATAGCCATAACTTCGATAACGTTTTCAGTGAATTTAACACTAGGAACATCGTTAGGTTTGattctattatatttcacTCGGTTAGGCGCTCTGAGTATAATAATAGGATACCAGAGTACGTGTGTTTTAAATGCGTTGATATTTGTTCCGTACGCCATATTTGTTTTAGATTGGGATGAACAATCTAAACTAGCGCGTCACAAAACAACAGACGATCTGATGTTAATCCAAGACGGAACCGGAAATAGTGAATTGGATTACAGCACGTTTGATTTAGCATCCAGCGCCATCGTGAGGCGAGATTCATCATAG